The window ttttttaagtataaaaaatgttaaaaacatttttttaaattattgtcaaacatatttgtatgcacaaattttgtaaattttgtaatgcgaataaaatatttattgaaattaaaaatattatcggtacaatctcaaaaaaaaaaaaatctttccaaaaaaatattttcattcttttgtcTTGATCACATTTTGAAAGATAacgatgacgttttcttgatttcgaaAATTAATCCAGTACCACAAGTGGCTTATTCCCGAATAGTCTTGTTGAATGGGcgctaaacaaaataatattatttccaaaagaatattttcccttttattattttgtcttgATCACATTttaaatgatgatgatgacgtTTTTTTATTTCGAAGATCAATCGAGTACCACGAGTACCATAAATGACTTATTCCTGAATGACCTTGTTGAATAGCGAAGAACGTGTATGAGTTCTTTTGTCGTTTATCGAACTTGTAGAACTTGTAGGGAGATTTGAtaaaaccttttcttttattgtgaAGCCTAAAGTTACCTttggattttttcttttctagattttttttatttctaaatttcctCTCCCCTCTTAATATTTATAAGTGAATATAGggaatttgaattcaaattccccgattttaattacttaatttaagggatttagttccttaattttaacaaatcttttttttttgagattagagagacttatccataagagatttttttttttttcaagaccaaattagttcactaatttttttatgtctacgATATTCTTTGTACAGTATCTAAAAGCACTTTTGGatgtacataattttttttaatagataaaatatacataattctatttctttgtatttcatATTAAACTTGAtctatctaattttaattttagtacgATACTTATTccatatgataatatttataccTCATTTTTGATACTATAAGAATTGGTTTTTATGCccttttttatgttaattataattttaattttctcgtACATAGCTTGTTTTTAAACGAGGTTGGTTAAGGTGAttaatacaataaataaaaaatgtatgtgTGCTTCATATATAATTTAAGAACTTTGAATGTATTGCTGGATCTTTACTTAGATCAATCTTTCAGGGAATCTCTTGAGTAAAAAAATGTACTTGAAGATCTTATAGAAAACGTAACCTTAAACATGCTCTAGGTGGATCTTTTCGGATCCGTTTATGCTTAAGTGAACTTTGAGGATTAAGGATTGAGGAGTGTATTTTTTAGGAAGAATTCTACGCACCTTTaactcttttttatatttacatttaatcTTATAACATTGTTTCACTGATAACGATTGATCAACACTTAAGGTTACCTTGAGACAATTTGGGCTAACATTATGTGGAATGGGTCGTGGACTATCTTACTATTTGGATGCCCACATAcccattaataattttttagtgaCACAtgataaagaaatatttgaataaaaaaataaataattgttgggtttaaaaaaaaaaagttttgccttttcaaaatcaatctcCCTTCAATCCCGTTTCATGCTGTTGTcttggtttgtttgttttttccattttttttttcttttttctttctaagaCAAGAATAAAAGGGCACTGGAAATTATCATTTTGCCccttcattaaaaaattataaaggttTCAGTTTGAGACAAATTTTCAGCACATACGggtgaaatttttttccttttatttttctgagAAGATCagtaaaatttggaaattccaTATTACAAAATAGAAATTGGAGGAGAGACACAGCAGGCTACACTCAACTCTTGAACATAGATGTCATGAAATCAGTTTTCCGCCTGGAATCCAAATGAAGCTCGTATTCAAACTGCAAATCCTAATTGACCTTTTAGTCTCTCTCTTAAACACCCCAGACCACTCCTACAAATACTActaccaaaaaggaaaaagaagttgGAAAACTTATCCACAACAAAATCGACCTCTCTGCCTTTCTAATTGAATCCAAGCTGGGTGAGCAAAACTTCCGATTAGGTGAAACCATTCACGTTTTTTGTCCGAAGAAATAAAGCGTTCTTCACTTACTCTTGTGTCTGGTCAATATTGGTTTGGCCCAGAAGCATCGGTCTTTTAACTTGTCATGAAAATCAGTTTTCACCGGCAGATCCTCCCCATTTCTTCACACGACTTTCTGCCTCTTCAGCCTGCAAATTCAGTTTTTATTTCACAGTTCAACAAAACGTCTAAAATGAGTTGTCTTAATCCACCCAGCCTAGTTCAAGGTAAAGGGAAAGGAAACGAGTACTGACTTCCTTATTCCAGTTTGTCCATGAAGTGATCCCCACCAGTATTATGGTCTGCAAACAGATGCCTCCTATCATTCCTCCCCAAATACCCTGCAATACGGAAGGAGAATTCTAAgttaatagaaatagaaaaaagtaGTAACGAGATTTCAAGAGAAGGTAGGTGAATCATTCCTTAAGGAAGCTTAGAAATGAATATTTCTAAACCATTTTCAGTATATCTGAAGACGCACATCCACCTTCTAGGATTAAATCTTTAGGAAGAAAATGGGAATTACTACTAATACAAATATTCCCCTGTGAAAGGGTTATTTGTTTACTTTCAAGTAGTAATGTGAAACCAGATGGCATCAAGGGTGAGAAAAGCTATAGTATTTCACCTCTGCTCCGAGACCAAATTTGAATCCCAAGAGTATGCCAGCTGGTAATCCAACGAGATAGTAGCACCCAATGTTGATGTATGCAACAATATGTTGCCATCCAGCTCCAACAGCAACCCCTTGAGAAACAAACACAAGAATGTTAGGTCAGCATCCATAGCGTTATCTACTGCTCCTTCATGTCAGTTTTGAGTCTTGAAAACATTCAAAGCATCATATAATAGTACTCAGGAGGGAATGTTTACTCCTTTTATTTGACAAGCAGATGAATTCAGTACTAATCACTCCCGTCTCAGCAAGATTGAACAGTATGAACAAATGAATTCATCTTTCTGATTCTTACCTGATAAAACTGGTTGAAGACTGTTCAGAAGGACAGTGACACCAAGCAAGGTAGCAAGTTTGGTAGTTAAGTCTGCAACTGCAGTGCTTGTTGTGAAAAGGTAGGGGAAAACATCTCTTGTTGCAAACACTACAACCATGCAAAGCACTCCAATAGTCATGGATGTGATGGAAACCACTACAACTGCAAATTTTGCTGATGGAGCGTTGCCAGCCCCAAGTTCATTGGATACTCTCACACTGTTATACCATCCACAGTCAGTTCTTCCATAGAAACATCTCCATTTGATTATTGAGAAAACagagaagaaacaaagaaatcgGGAATTTACAGCTATTTGGCATAGCAACTACTGTTTTTAGCGAAggcataaataaataagacatgCAGGGGGCATCACCTTATGGCAGCATTGAATCCAAGAGCAATCATTGCATCCCATCCTTGTATGTTCATGCTGCAAAATGTCACAATGTTAATTAATGAATCAACCTTCATGATACTACATATTCTGACAGAAGTAACAGAACAATGAATAAttccaatttgttttttttttttcatcaaaacaTTTTGCACGAAGAGAAAATAGACATAGATGAGGTCATATTTGGATTtcagataaaaattaaatgaatcatttgCATATTACAAAGATTTGAAATGAGCCGGTTCCAATAGGCATCTTGACATCTTTTAAGGAGGAGCTTATGAAGCACCATACCAGATAGAGATGGCATCAACTGGTATCAGAGGGTTCTTCAGACGACCTGTTATCACCACCAGTATCATCAAGTACCAGAACTCCAAGCTGCAATGGAGACCATGCAACAACAACAATATTATACATAGAGAACCAACCATATCATACATAGAGatggagagagggagagagggagagagatacCATAACATAACAGCAGAAGCCAGAGAGAGCTTGACAAATCCATACAAATCAGCAAATGCCAGCATTGAGAATCCGCTCCAAGCACCATCTGATGTTGTGATGAAAATGTATAAAAGCTGTGAAATAACAATCAGCCACCACGATAAGTTCAACATGACCGCTGCTCCTACTAAGCCATACCCCAGTTTCAATATCAGTAACCAGCTAAGTACTGCATGTATCACCAGCACCACTAATGATATCCAGGCCATCACAAACACTTTCCTCTGTGCTTGCAAGAACTTTTGTATTGGAAAATTCAACGCATAAGCGAACAATTGCGGGATCATCCATAAAGCAAATTGACCTGCACCATAAAGTTAAAGCTCATCAAACCATTCCCACTTCTACCGGTGTTTTATCAGATCAGCAGGCTTCTCCACACTGAGCAAGGTGAGTTTAAGTGGTGTTCTAAATCAAAAAAGCCAAACAGGTGAAAATTCAAACTCTGCATTTTGAAGAATCAAGGCCAAAAGGTTAAAACAgcaatgagttttttttaatgcataatGAAACCTTGAGGCAAAAAACTAGGTACTATTTGAACAAAGTGGAAAACCGTCCTAAAAGACTACAACCAAGGcttaatttttacaaaagagtgataataaataagaaagtgTGAGTGTGGTTAATTTGGAAATGGTAATTTCATTGGGCCTAATAAATGAGTGTGGTTGGGGGTCAGCTTTTTGAACCAATCATATAAACACTTGGTGGAGAAATTATGGCTGAACCCCCATAGGCACCGGCGGCTGAGGACAAGTGGTAAGAAAATGAAAGCAGCCCCAACTGACAATTTGtgctaaatattaaaaatattaatgggCAACGGTCCGCAGAGAATAAAGAGGTGCAGGGTCATGGTGTTTGAGTGTtgataatttaagaaaaagagTAAGCATGATTTACATGTATGTGATATGTGTTTgcaataagaaaatgaatactGACCCGCAGCCTCAGAAATCTGGGTAGTCTCTCCAATGAGCTCGAGAATGGGAGGAGCAAAAACATAGACGGGCACCAAACAGCAGGCAGTAGTCAACAAAATGACCCATGATCTTTGCATGTATATCCCCAACATTCTAATCTTTCCGGCACCGTAAGCTTGGCCACATAGAGTCTCCAAGGCACTCCCCATCCCTAACTGCATTCACAATTTCACATTCAGTAAAACAATGCTCATTTTTTGGGATTAGCAATCGCATTCTCACTTGGTTCCTGTCAGGCTGTCAGCTCAATAACTTAGACACTTGCACCTTTAGTTTTATTACCCCTGGGACAGGGGACTGGACAGAGGCATTCTCTTTGATTCACTAAAATACCCTTATCTTCATGCCATAAATTACAGATGCTGCCCTCCTGTATTCCTATTTCTTAACCCATCATACGTACTCTTTCCGCTGTCACCACAGTGAAAATTGAAAGttaagggcctgtttggttgttgaacagttttctgttcttgaaaacaaaaaacgcTGAAAACGTATTTGGGAAAGGatgtgatttttgtttttttgtgttaTCGTGTTATCGAGAGGCCTCttttcagagaaaaaaaaacaaaagaagctGGTTTGCTTATTTTCTTCACTGTTCAAGGAAGAGCTGTTTTTTCTCCCACTTTGCAATCGTACTATGATTCGGGAAACCCTTTTTCAAGTACTTCAATGCATTCTTGTAATCTATCTCGGCTATTTCATGCATGAACTAAACATATATCGATGGCAAATAAACTGAAAATACTAGTGATCGGAAATTTACCATGACACCGAAGGCGAGACCCGCGATAACGGAGTTCTCGACGGAGACGGCAGCGAGCTCCGTCTCGCCGACTAAGCCAGCAAAAGTCTGCGTGAGTGCACCAAGGGAGTATTGACAAATGGCCGTGAAAATTGCCGGGCCCGCTAGTTTCCATAGCTTCTTGGACTCGGCACAGAACTTCCTGGGAAAGCTCACAGGCTTTTCCGCGTCTTCATCATTATGGTTATTGAGGAGTGGAGTTTCCATGGCCATTATCGCCCTCTGAAACCACTTCCACGATTACACTTTGACTGCGCTCTTAGCTTCTATCTGCCTCATACATATAGCATACTATGTAAACAAGAAGGGAGAATTAGGGGTGTGGAGCCATCAGTGATTCTTATCCGACCAGGTAGGTATAAGCTGAGCTGATCCTGGCTCTTTTGAAGGTTTGGTATGGCGCATCGTGACTTGGGAGTGGGGGGTAACATTCAAAGGTTTGGCAGAGACTCGCAGTTGGAGATATGTCACACGACTCACACCCTTTCCATTCCCAGGGATTATTAAATAAGGAGAACTAGGTTAGGGTGATTGGCAACTGGCATGGGTCCACAATTGGGGAATTTTGTTTAGCGGACAACCGCGGGCTGACGCTGGAAAAGTCGCGGCTAGTTAGTATGGTCAGAAATTTAGAAGTTCCCTTGGATGGTGAGTCACGTGGATTGAGTCTTGTGTTAGAGGCTTCTCGCTCCAACTGTCCACCGGGTGCTTTGTTAGGTGGGGAACCCTTCACCTAAATGTAATGTCGACGTGTCCAAATTGACATTTTGTATAGGATATTTTAATccgttaaataaaaaa is drawn from Vitis riparia cultivar Riparia Gloire de Montpellier isolate 1030 chromosome 18, EGFV_Vit.rip_1.0, whole genome shotgun sequence and contains these coding sequences:
- the LOC117907259 gene encoding protein DETOXIFICATION 33; this encodes MAMETPLLNNHNDEDAEKPVSFPRKFCAESKKLWKLAGPAIFTAICQYSLGALTQTFAGLVGETELAAVSVENSVIAGLAFGVMLGMGSALETLCGQAYGAGKIRMLGIYMQRSWVILLTTACCLVPVYVFAPPILELIGETTQISEAAGQFALWMIPQLFAYALNFPIQKFLQAQRKVFVMAWISLVVLVIHAVLSWLLILKLGYGLVGAAVMLNLSWWLIVISQLLYIFITTSDGAWSGFSMLAFADLYGFVKLSLASAVMLCLEFWYLMILVVITGRLKNPLIPVDAISICMNIQGWDAMIALGFNAAISVRVSNELGAGNAPSAKFAVVVVSITSMTIGVLCMVVVFATRDVFPYLFTTSTAVADLTTKLATLLGVTVLLNSLQPVLSGVAVGAGWQHIVAYINIGCYYLVGLPAGILLGFKFGLGAEGIWGGMIGGICLQTIILVGITSWTNWNKEAEEAESRVKKWGGSAGEN